A single genomic interval of Acipenser ruthenus chromosome 28, fAciRut3.2 maternal haplotype, whole genome shotgun sequence harbors:
- the LOC117434560 gene encoding galanin peptides-like, with protein sequence MLQKCVGFLCISLVLCSTLSETFGLVLSTKEKRGWTLNSAGYLLGPHAVDNHRSLSDKHGLPGKRELQIDDDIKSGTLRIADENVIRTVMDFLSYLRLKEMGALDDLPSSEEGTQP encoded by the exons ATGCTTCAGAAGTGTGTTGGGTTTCTGTGTATCTCTTTAGTCCTCTGTTCTACCCTTTCTGAGACTTTTGGACTGGTTCTTTCG ACAAAAGAAAAGAGGGGTTGGACACTTAATAGTGCGGGCTATCTACTGGGGCCTC ATGCTGTTGACAATCACAGATCTTTAAGTGATAAGCATGGTCTGCCAGGCAAACGCGAGCTGCAGATTGACGATGACATTAAATCAG GTACTCTAAGAATAGCAGATGAAAATGTAATACGGACCGTGATGGACTTTTTGTCCTACTTACGGCTGAAAG aaatgGGAGCACTGGATGATCTACCCTCATCAGAAGAAGGGACTCAACCATAA
- the si:dkey-12e7.4 gene encoding C-signal translates to MSSGFQKCHTLMITGANRGLGLQMVKALVNSSHCPRKVIATTRDKSRAKELLDLAKKYPCINVVTLDAINQDSIEQASKEVESLLGDEGLNCLINNAGINISGTLETVEAEQMMKNYETNAVSPLMITKAFLPLLKKAAKQGTGMGIHRAAVVNVSSLLGSIELNWGPGAEFKTYPYRASKAALNMLTRCVAVDLTPEGILCMAVHPGWVQTDMGGPDALLSKEESINGVLSVIGSLSEKNNGGFLDYTGQTLPW, encoded by the exons ATGAGCAGTGGGTTTCAAAAGTGCCACACATTGATGATTACTGGAGCTAATCGCGGCCTCGGTTTGCAGATGGTCAAAGCTCTGGTGAATAGCAGCCACTGTCCTAGGAAAGTGATTGCTACAACCCGAGACAAAAGCCGAGCCAAG GAGTTGCTGGATTTGGCTAAGAAATACCCTTGCATTAATGTGGTGACTCTTG ATGCTATAAATCAAGATAGCATAGAACAGGCCTCCAAAGAAGTGGAGTCATTGTTGGGGGATGAAGGATTGAACTGCCTGATTAACAACGCTGGAATTAATATATCTGGTACTCTGGAAACTGTTGAGGCAGAACAGATGATGAAAAATTATGAAACCAATGCAGTTTCTCCCCTTATGATCACCAAG GCGTTTCTGCCCCTGTTGAAGAAAGCAGCGAAGCAGGGCACCGGCATGGGGATTCACAGAGCTGCAGTGGTCAATGTGTCCTCCTTGCTGGGATCCATTGAACTGAACTGGGGACCTGGAGCTGAGTTTAAAACCTACCCATACAGGGCATCAAAA GCAGCCCTGAATATGTTGACTAGATGTGTAGCAGTTGATTTAACCCCTGAGGGAATTCTGTGCATGGCTGTCCACCCAGGATGGGTGCAAACTGATATGGGGGGCCCAGAC gcTCTTTTAAGTAAGGAAGAGAGTATTAATGGAGTCCTCTCGGTGATTGGTAGTTTGTCTGAAAAGAACAATGGGGGATTTCTTGACTACACAGGACAGACTCTGCCGTGGTGA
- the LOC117434595 gene encoding spexin-like has product MNNRTTFMCTCTVVLLFLVAETRCASKSRVNAKNWGPQAMMYLKGRYGRRYASDYDEEDQFYKFDANNLNMLLKGYRKSRAIGFRNIRRMLTAENIEIRYLE; this is encoded by the exons ATG aacaACAGAACCACTTTTATGTGCACATGTACAGTTGTATTACTGTTTCTGGTGGCAGAAACACGATGTGCTTCAAAG AGCAGAGTCAATGCAAAAAACTGGGGTCCACAAGCAATGATGTACCTTAAAGGACGAT ACGGCAGGAGATATGCGTcagattatgatgaagaggatcaGTTTTACAAATTTGACGCGAATAACTTGAATATGCTTCTCAAAG GATACCGAAAATCAAGAGCAATAGGATTCAGAAACATCAGAAGAATGTTAACAGCTGAAAATATAGAGATACGATATCTGGAATAA